The Kitasatospora sp. NBC_00374 genome has a segment encoding these proteins:
- a CDS encoding response regulator, translated as MTIRVLIVDDQAMVRAGFAALLNAQSDIDVVGDAADGRQALEASGRTHPDVVLMDVRMPEMDGLEAARRLLDPPPGVVHRPRVLMLTTFDVDDYVYEALRAGASGFLLKDAPPADLIAAVRVVAAGEALLAPSVTRRLIEDFARTRPAPRRDPALRLNGLTPRETEVLELIARGLSNQEIAGRLVVAEQTVKTHIGRVLAKLDLRDRAQAVVLAYESGLVTPGQ; from the coding sequence ATGACCATCCGCGTACTCATCGTCGACGACCAGGCGATGGTCCGGGCCGGCTTCGCCGCCCTGCTGAACGCCCAGAGCGACATCGACGTGGTCGGCGACGCCGCCGACGGCAGGCAGGCCCTGGAGGCCAGCGGGCGCACCCACCCCGACGTGGTGCTGATGGACGTCCGGATGCCCGAGATGGACGGCCTGGAGGCCGCCCGGCGCCTCCTCGACCCTCCGCCCGGCGTGGTGCACCGGCCCAGGGTGCTGATGCTCACCACGTTCGACGTGGACGACTACGTCTACGAGGCGCTGCGCGCCGGCGCCAGCGGCTTCCTGCTCAAGGACGCCCCGCCGGCCGACCTGATCGCCGCCGTCCGGGTGGTCGCGGCGGGCGAGGCACTGCTCGCCCCGTCCGTCACCCGCCGCCTGATCGAGGACTTCGCCCGGACCCGCCCGGCCCCGCGCCGCGACCCCGCCCTGCGACTGAACGGGCTGACGCCCCGGGAGACCGAGGTGCTGGAGCTGATCGCCCGCGGCCTGTCCAACCAGGAGATCGCCGGGCGGCTGGTGGTCGCCGAACAGACCGTCAAGACCCACATCGGCCGCGTGCTCGCCAAGCTGGACCTTCGCGACCGGGCCCAGGCGGTGGTGCTGGCCTACGAGTCGGGCCTGGTGACGCCCGGTCAGTAG
- a CDS encoding alpha/beta hydrolase, translated as MQRRKVKRILIGAFAGCAVLVDAGAAAAQAAAANEQVAIATPPAGSAAWVSDHSTGLRLPDPATADATTVAAFFAALDPADTERLTAAYPLVVGNLDGAPLALRYHANRIAIAAERDRARARAADRALDATARALATARADDSEHLLAEGRQILAFDPRGRGLVSEVYGDLATAQRVSVLVPGSDADLGHFDQAVDPLRSPAGMARALLAEEHRQAPGTRTAVIAWTGYVTPSGLGPDAVTARLADVAAPRLVRLLAGLKVTSHPAGPPALFCHSYGSVVCGTAAPRIDEGSPTDVVVFGSPGMGVESATELGRGVEVWATRNRSDWIGNVPYLEVGGLGHGADPTSTAFGAMDVSSTGAEGHNGYFAQGTASLHNFGAIALGHYDSVSHPPTVA; from the coding sequence ATGCAGCGCAGGAAGGTCAAGCGCATCCTGATAGGCGCCTTCGCGGGCTGTGCCGTGCTGGTCGACGCCGGCGCCGCCGCCGCACAGGCCGCGGCCGCCAACGAGCAGGTCGCCATCGCGACCCCGCCGGCCGGCAGCGCCGCCTGGGTGTCCGACCACTCGACGGGCCTGCGGCTGCCCGACCCGGCCACCGCCGACGCCACCACCGTCGCCGCCTTCTTCGCCGCGCTCGACCCCGCCGACACCGAGCGGCTGACCGCCGCCTACCCGCTGGTGGTCGGCAACCTGGACGGCGCCCCACTGGCCCTGCGCTACCACGCCAACCGGATCGCCATCGCGGCCGAACGCGACCGCGCCCGTGCCCGGGCCGCCGACCGCGCCCTGGACGCCACCGCCCGCGCGCTGGCCACCGCCCGTGCCGACGACTCGGAACACCTGCTCGCCGAAGGCCGGCAGATCCTCGCCTTCGACCCGCGCGGCCGCGGCCTGGTCAGCGAGGTGTACGGCGACCTGGCCACCGCCCAGCGGGTGTCCGTCCTGGTCCCCGGCTCGGACGCCGACCTCGGCCACTTCGACCAGGCCGTCGACCCGCTGCGCTCCCCCGCCGGCATGGCCCGCGCCCTGCTCGCCGAGGAGCACCGCCAGGCCCCCGGCACCCGTACCGCGGTGATCGCCTGGACGGGCTACGTCACCCCGTCCGGCCTCGGCCCCGACGCGGTCACCGCCCGGCTCGCCGACGTGGCCGCGCCCCGGCTGGTGCGGCTGCTGGCCGGTCTGAAGGTGACCAGCCACCCGGCCGGCCCGCCCGCGCTGTTCTGCCACTCCTACGGCTCCGTGGTCTGCGGCACCGCCGCGCCGCGGATCGACGAGGGCAGCCCGACCGACGTGGTGGTCTTCGGCAGCCCGGGCATGGGTGTGGAGTCCGCCACCGAGCTGGGCCGCGGCGTCGAGGTCTGGGCGACCCGCAACCGGAGCGACTGGATCGGCAACGTCCCGTACCTGGAGGTCGGTGGTCTCGGCCACGGCGCCGACCCGACCAGCACCGCGTTCGGCGCGATGGACGTCTCCTCCACCGGCGCCGAGGGCCACAACGGCTACTTCGCTCAGGGCACCGCCAGCCTGCACAACTTCGGCGCCATCGCGCTCGGCCACTACGACAGCGTCAGCCACCCGCCGACCGTCGCCTAG
- a CDS encoding helix-turn-helix transcriptional regulator: protein MKADRLLSILLLLQTRGMVPAGELAARLEVSVRTVYRDVEALSAAGVPVWAERGRNGGISLLPGYRTDVTGLTADEARALFVLATAGAHDALGLGEALATALRKVMAALPAPHRPAAERTSERILVDPERWMRVGAAPVELGDLQRAVFADLRLELSYRHSGAAQPSGYTVDPYGLVSKAGVWYLVADLDGAPRLFRADRVRAARVAEEPVRRRPGQGLPEVWAVLRERVEELPDEVTVVVRVRRRRLDMFTRIHAALLSAPPSGEDPDWAEVRLGLRAVPAVRMLLAFGADVEVLDPPEAREELARAAAEVVELYGTGAP, encoded by the coding sequence GTGAAGGCCGACCGACTGCTCTCGATCCTGCTGCTGCTCCAGACCAGGGGCATGGTCCCGGCCGGGGAGCTGGCCGCCCGGCTGGAGGTCTCCGTCCGCACCGTCTACCGGGACGTGGAGGCGCTGTCGGCGGCCGGCGTACCGGTCTGGGCCGAGCGCGGACGCAACGGCGGGATCAGCCTGCTGCCCGGCTACCGCACCGACGTCACCGGGCTGACCGCCGACGAGGCCCGCGCACTGTTCGTGCTGGCCACCGCCGGCGCGCACGACGCGCTGGGCCTGGGCGAGGCACTCGCCACCGCGCTGCGCAAGGTGATGGCCGCGCTGCCCGCGCCGCACCGCCCGGCCGCCGAGCGGACCAGCGAACGGATCCTGGTCGACCCGGAGCGCTGGATGCGGGTCGGCGCCGCGCCGGTCGAGCTGGGCGACCTGCAGCGGGCGGTCTTCGCCGACCTGCGGCTGGAGCTGAGCTACCGGCACAGCGGCGCGGCGCAGCCGAGCGGGTACACCGTCGACCCGTACGGCCTGGTGAGCAAGGCGGGCGTCTGGTACCTGGTGGCGGACCTCGACGGCGCGCCCAGGCTGTTCCGGGCCGACCGGGTGCGGGCGGCGCGGGTGGCCGAGGAGCCGGTGCGGCGGCGGCCGGGGCAGGGGCTGCCGGAGGTCTGGGCGGTGCTGCGCGAGCGGGTCGAGGAGCTGCCGGACGAGGTCACGGTGGTGGTCCGGGTGCGACGGCGACGGCTGGACATGTTCACCCGGATCCACGCCGCGCTGCTGTCGGCGCCGCCGTCGGGCGAGGACCCCGACTGGGCCGAGGTCCGGCTGGGTCTGCGGGCCGTGCCGGCGGTCCGGATGCTGCTGGCCTTCGGGGCGGACGTCGAGGTGCTCGACCCGCCGGAGGCGAGGGAGGAACTGGCCCGGGCGGCCGCGGAGGTCGTCGAGCTGTACGGAACGGGCGCGCCCTAG
- a CDS encoding sensor histidine kinase — MNRATVQDQLQELSLSLTRPSPDHRPLLADSPNRWLRALPYALALILVATLLPIDIVVLTGSYGLDGYPATVLSIAQTAPLLLAVRRSLPAWWIITAATAATAAVTLDSTPGAGPWPWPAATLIGYLFLLAALALRERGRTLLAVWLVTLFGTVGAAAAFPQRAGDAPALAVVLGGAMLLLGWSLRGRGEARRRLAEQEQISEEERALRTLLEERARIARELHDVVAHHMSVITVQADSAPYRIGGLPPEAVDEFAGIAAAARSSLAEMRRLLGVLRSEQGGPDKSPQPGVADLGRLVGTVAGAGVRAELSVGPEVDALLPLPAATDLSVYRIVQEALANVVRHAPGTQTRVSLAAEDGTLRVTVVNAAPRPGGARVEGTESTGHGLVGMRERVRLLDGRLDTGPLPEGGFRVAAVLPVTTPGETAP, encoded by the coding sequence GTGAACAGAGCCACCGTCCAGGACCAGCTGCAGGAGCTCTCCCTCAGCCTGACCCGGCCCTCCCCCGACCACCGGCCGCTGCTGGCCGACTCGCCCAACCGCTGGCTGCGCGCCCTGCCGTACGCGCTCGCGCTGATCCTGGTCGCCACCCTGCTGCCGATCGACATCGTGGTGCTCACCGGCTCGTACGGGCTGGACGGCTATCCGGCCACGGTGCTCTCGATCGCCCAGACGGCGCCGCTGCTGCTGGCCGTCCGGCGGTCGCTGCCCGCCTGGTGGATCATCACCGCCGCCACCGCCGCCACCGCCGCCGTCACCCTCGACAGCACGCCGGGGGCCGGCCCCTGGCCCTGGCCGGCCGCCACCCTGATCGGCTACCTCTTCCTGCTGGCCGCACTGGCCCTGCGCGAGCGCGGCCGGACCCTGCTGGCGGTCTGGCTGGTCACCCTGTTCGGCACGGTCGGCGCGGCCGCCGCGTTCCCCCAGCGGGCCGGCGACGCCCCCGCCCTCGCCGTGGTGCTCGGCGGCGCGATGCTGCTGCTGGGCTGGAGCCTGCGCGGGCGCGGGGAGGCCCGCCGCCGGCTGGCCGAGCAGGAGCAGATCAGCGAGGAGGAACGGGCGCTGCGCACCCTCCTGGAGGAGCGCGCCCGGATCGCCCGCGAGCTGCACGACGTGGTCGCCCACCACATGTCGGTGATCACCGTGCAGGCCGACAGCGCGCCCTACCGGATCGGCGGGCTGCCCCCCGAGGCGGTCGACGAGTTCGCCGGCATCGCCGCGGCCGCGCGCAGCTCGCTGGCCGAGATGCGGCGCCTGCTCGGCGTCCTGCGCAGCGAGCAGGGCGGCCCCGACAAGAGCCCCCAGCCGGGCGTCGCCGACCTCGGCCGGCTGGTCGGCACGGTCGCCGGGGCCGGGGTCCGGGCCGAACTGTCGGTGGGCCCGGAGGTCGACGCGCTGCTGCCGCTGCCGGCCGCCACCGACCTCTCGGTGTACCGGATCGTGCAGGAGGCGCTGGCCAACGTGGTCCGGCACGCACCGGGCACGCAGACCCGGGTCTCGCTCGCCGCCGAGGACGGCACCCTGCGGGTCACCGTGGTGAACGCCGCCCCACGGCCCGGCGGCGCCCGGGTCGAGGGCACCGAAAGCACCGGGCACGGGCTGGTGGGGATGCGCGAACGCGTCCGGCTGCTGGATGGCAGGCTGGACACCGGCCCGCTCCCGGAGGGTGGCTTCCGGGTCGCCGCCGTACTGCCCGTCACCACCCCGGGGGAGACCGCTCCATGA
- a CDS encoding acyltransferase — protein MRTDLLRRAAAAVDARTPASRDRALDGLRALALLAVPTGHWMLGGFTVTPGDGVLHNASPLGPLGFLAPLSWVLQLLGLFFLVGGYAAARSLARARERGTDLAGWLRGRAVRLLRPVLGVAAVWALLIPLMHAAGVPEGTVRTGAVLVVQPLWYVGIYLVLTALTPYCLAAGRRLGAWAAAPLLGAVAVVDLLRYGPWGGAVPSWLALVNLLPGWLFAYQLGVSWAQGRLRRAGGGLLLLGGAALFAVLLAVFHYPASMVGVPGAARTNSHPPSLLVLALASVQCGAAVLLRERLGRLLGRPLLWLPVVVVNLSAMTIFCWHQTAMFAVALPGSLLGAVPGLTAGPDSLGWVLARAAWLPVFALVLAAVGRFARRFDGPWPSRLWRTAAGAGAAVFTVYALGVV, from the coding sequence ATGCGAACTGACCTGCTGCGCAGGGCCGCCGCCGCGGTGGACGCCCGCACCCCCGCGAGCCGCGACCGGGCACTGGACGGGCTGCGCGCCCTCGCCCTGCTCGCCGTGCCGACCGGCCACTGGATGCTCGGCGGCTTCACCGTCACCCCCGGGGACGGGGTGCTGCACAACGCCAGCCCGCTCGGCCCGCTCGGCTTCCTCGCCCCGCTCAGCTGGGTGCTCCAGCTGCTCGGACTGTTCTTCCTGGTCGGCGGGTACGCGGCGGCGAGGTCGCTGGCCCGGGCCCGGGAACGCGGCACGGACCTGGCGGGCTGGCTGCGCGGACGGGCCGTACGGCTGCTGCGCCCGGTGCTCGGGGTGGCCGCGGTCTGGGCCCTGCTGATCCCGCTGATGCACGCGGCCGGGGTGCCGGAGGGGACGGTGCGCACCGGCGCGGTGCTGGTGGTCCAGCCGCTCTGGTACGTCGGGATCTACCTGGTGCTCACCGCGCTGACCCCGTACTGCCTGGCGGCCGGACGCCGGCTCGGCGCCTGGGCGGCGGCCCCGCTGCTCGGCGCCGTGGCCGTGGTCGACCTGCTGCGTTACGGGCCGTGGGGCGGGGCGGTGCCCTCCTGGCTGGCGCTGGTGAACCTGCTGCCCGGCTGGCTGTTCGCCTACCAGCTCGGGGTCTCCTGGGCACAGGGCCGGCTGCGCCGGGCCGGCGGCGGGCTGCTGCTGCTCGGCGGGGCGGCGCTGTTCGCGGTGCTGCTGGCGGTGTTCCACTACCCGGCCAGCATGGTCGGGGTGCCCGGGGCGGCCCGGACCAACTCGCACCCGCCGTCGCTGCTGGTGCTCGCCCTGGCCTCGGTGCAGTGCGGGGCCGCGGTGCTGCTGCGCGAGCGGCTGGGCCGGCTGCTGGGCCGCCCGCTGCTGTGGCTGCCGGTGGTGGTGGTCAACCTGTCCGCGATGACGATCTTCTGCTGGCACCAGACGGCGATGTTCGCGGTGGCCCTGCCCGGATCGCTGCTCGGCGCGGTCCCCGGGCTGACCGCCGGCCCCGACTCGCTCGGCTGGGTCCTGGCCCGGGCCGCCTGGCTGCCGGTGTTCGCGCTGGTGCTCGCGGCGGTCGGCCGGTTCGCGCGGCGGTTCGACGGTCCGTGGCCGTCCCGGCTGTGGCGGACCGCGGCGGGGGCCGGGGCCGCGGTCTTCACCGTGTACGCGCTCGGGGTGGTCTGA
- a CDS encoding deoxyribodipyrimidine photo-lyase, producing MSVSIALFTQDLRLHDNPVLRAALAQSPEVVPLFVLDERIEAAGFAVPNRAAFLAACLADLDAGLAARGGRLVVRRGDAVAETVRLAGETGAAGVHLAAGVSAFAQRRERRLREALGGRLRVHDAVLTALAPGAVTPAGKDHYAVFTPYSRAWRQAERRAPLAAPREVRVPDAVRGVAVPEVRPDSPGLPEGGESAGRRRWSGWASADYQEQHDDLAGDGTSRLSPYLHFGCLSATELVALAERRGGPGAEAFVRQLVWRDFHHQVLAARPGAARADYRPRGDRWHHDEGELAAWREGRTGYPIVDAGMRQLAAEGWMHNRARLLTASFLVKTLYQDWRAGAAHFLALLVDGDVANNQLNWQWVAGTGTDTRPNRVLNPLTQARRFDPQGAYVRRWVPELAAVPGAAVHRPWLLREPADYPAPIIGLDEGRFRHGRGR from the coding sequence ATGTCCGTCTCCATCGCGCTGTTCACCCAGGACCTCCGGCTCCACGACAACCCGGTACTGCGGGCCGCACTGGCGCAGTCCCCCGAGGTGGTGCCGCTGTTCGTGCTCGACGAGCGGATCGAGGCCGCCGGCTTCGCGGTCCCCAACCGGGCCGCCTTCCTGGCCGCCTGCCTGGCCGACCTGGACGCGGGCCTCGCGGCCCGGGGCGGGCGGCTGGTGGTGCGGCGCGGGGACGCGGTGGCCGAGACCGTCCGGCTGGCCGGCGAGACCGGCGCGGCCGGGGTGCACCTGGCCGCCGGGGTGAGCGCCTTCGCGCAACGCCGGGAGCGCCGGCTGCGCGAGGCCCTGGGCGGGCGGCTGCGGGTGCACGACGCGGTCCTGACCGCCCTCGCCCCGGGCGCCGTCACCCCGGCCGGGAAGGACCACTACGCCGTCTTCACCCCCTACTCCCGGGCCTGGCGGCAGGCCGAGCGCCGGGCCCCGCTGGCCGCGCCGCGCGAGGTGCGGGTGCCGGACGCCGTCCGGGGGGTCGCGGTGCCCGAGGTGCGGCCCGACTCCCCCGGGCTGCCGGAGGGCGGCGAGAGCGCCGGGCGGCGGCGCTGGTCGGGCTGGGCCTCGGCCGACTACCAGGAGCAGCACGACGACCTGGCGGGCGACGGGACCTCGCGGCTCTCCCCCTACCTGCACTTCGGCTGCCTCTCGGCGACCGAGCTGGTCGCGCTCGCCGAGCGGCGCGGCGGGCCGGGGGCGGAGGCCTTCGTCCGGCAGCTGGTCTGGCGCGACTTCCACCACCAGGTGCTGGCCGCCCGCCCCGGCGCCGCCCGGGCCGACTACCGGCCCCGGGGGGACCGGTGGCACCACGACGAGGGCGAGCTGGCCGCCTGGCGCGAGGGCCGGACCGGCTATCCGATCGTGGACGCCGGGATGCGGCAGCTCGCCGCGGAGGGCTGGATGCACAACCGGGCCCGGCTGCTGACCGCGTCCTTCCTGGTCAAGACGCTCTACCAGGACTGGCGGGCCGGTGCGGCGCACTTCCTGGCGCTGCTGGTGGACGGGGACGTCGCCAACAACCAGCTGAACTGGCAGTGGGTCGCGGGCACGGGCACCGACACCCGGCCGAACCGGGTGCTCAACCCGCTCACCCAGGCCCGGCGGTTCGACCCGCAGGGCGCGTACGTGCGGCGCTGGGTGCCGGAGCTGGCCGCCGTACCGGGCGCCGCGGTGCACCGGCCGTGGCTGCTGCGCGAGCCGGCGGACTACCCGGCGCCGATCATCGGCCTGGACGAGGGCCGCTTCCGGCACGGTCGCGGCCGATAG
- a CDS encoding MmcQ/YjbR family DNA-binding protein yields the protein MVTFDQFKAMALALPEAHEQPTWEEITLRVGKKIFAMGSPESGRVCVKASKEDQAELLAAAPEVYSFAPYVGRHGWVLVALAEVDGEELGELLTEAWRSVAPKRLHSQVDQG from the coding sequence ATGGTGACGTTCGATCAGTTCAAGGCGATGGCGCTGGCCCTGCCCGAGGCGCACGAGCAGCCGACCTGGGAGGAGATCACGCTGCGGGTCGGCAAGAAGATCTTCGCCATGGGCAGCCCCGAGTCGGGGAGGGTCTGCGTCAAGGCTTCCAAGGAGGACCAGGCGGAGCTGCTCGCCGCCGCCCCGGAGGTGTACTCCTTCGCGCCGTACGTCGGCCGGCACGGCTGGGTGCTGGTCGCCCTCGCCGAGGTGGACGGCGAGGAGCTCGGCGAGCTGCTCACCGAGGCCTGGCGCAGTGTCGCCCCCAAGCGCCTGCACTCCCAGGTGGACCAAGGGTGA
- a CDS encoding TetR/AcrR family transcriptional regulator — translation MASQLSASETDPGCRVLGLRERKKQRTRDSLVAAAHTLFLNRGYGDTTVDEIAAAVDVSQRTFFRYFANKEEVALAVMADAEDFFIACLRERPAEENPLQAMRASITEAWRTLGSGRSSGPGSVTAALELFELIENTPTLLAAHLRRATEQEGVVARVLADREGLDPATDLRPRLLAAVFGSVVRISHLSWGADGAANDAGPEGMIELIERHFDQLGPALAGSWRE, via the coding sequence ATGGCCTCGCAGCTCTCCGCATCCGAGACCGATCCCGGCTGCCGGGTGCTCGGGTTGCGCGAGCGGAAGAAGCAGCGCACCCGAGACTCCCTGGTCGCCGCCGCGCACACGCTCTTCCTCAACCGGGGCTACGGCGACACCACCGTCGACGAGATCGCGGCGGCCGTGGACGTCTCGCAGCGCACGTTCTTCCGGTACTTCGCCAACAAGGAGGAGGTCGCGCTGGCCGTCATGGCCGACGCGGAGGACTTCTTCATCGCCTGCCTGCGCGAGCGCCCCGCCGAGGAGAACCCGCTGCAGGCCATGCGCGCCTCGATCACCGAGGCCTGGCGCACCCTCGGCAGCGGCCGCAGCAGCGGGCCGGGCAGCGTCACCGCCGCGCTGGAACTGTTCGAGCTGATCGAGAACACCCCCACCCTGCTCGCCGCCCACCTGCGCCGGGCCACCGAACAGGAGGGCGTGGTCGCCCGGGTGCTCGCCGACCGCGAGGGCCTGGACCCGGCCACCGACCTGCGGCCGCGGCTGCTGGCCGCCGTCTTCGGCAGCGTGGTCCGGATCTCCCACCTGTCCTGGGGGGCGGACGGCGCCGCCAACGACGCCGGCCCGGAGGGCATGATCGAGCTGATCGAGCGCCACTTCGACCAGCTCGGCCCGGCGCTGGCCGGCTCCTGGCGGGAGTGA
- a CDS encoding alpha/beta hydrolase, giving the protein MLLRFRRTLVAAVLAATAVVGVGGWAVADGQTALTGPPPGTAAWRADTVLGVRLPDPGDAGPEEVAAFFAGLTPAQQEALAVRHPLVVGNLDGAPFRLRYRANALALDEERRTEQARADDPALSGARRTAARTRAERYATLAGRQVLAFDPRGRGQVAEVYGDLATARRTAVVVPGSDIDLMSFDRAGDPYGTPAGMARELRTAAGEQLAVIAWAGYTTPVGVGLDAAASDLAAAGGPRLHRLLAGLAPHGGPATVFCHSYGSVVCARAGLGPGQAAALVLLGSPGTDADHAADLRVPVWAAERNDTDWIGDVPHVSVLGLGHGADPTAPGFGARLLSSAGSHGHTGYFAPGTASLANFTALALGDTAEVRCADRAPECHDAN; this is encoded by the coding sequence ATGCTGCTGCGATTTCGGCGCACCCTGGTGGCCGCCGTGCTGGCCGCGACCGCCGTGGTGGGGGTGGGCGGCTGGGCCGTGGCCGACGGCCAGACGGCGCTCACCGGGCCGCCGCCGGGCACGGCCGCCTGGCGGGCGGACACCGTCCTGGGCGTGCGACTGCCGGACCCGGGCGACGCCGGCCCCGAGGAGGTGGCCGCGTTCTTCGCCGGGCTGACGCCCGCCCAGCAGGAGGCGCTGGCCGTCCGCCACCCGCTGGTGGTCGGCAACCTCGACGGCGCGCCGTTCCGGCTCCGCTACCGGGCCAACGCCCTGGCCCTGGACGAGGAGCGCCGCACCGAGCAGGCCCGGGCCGACGACCCGGCGCTGAGCGGCGCCCGCCGCACCGCCGCCCGCACCCGGGCCGAGCGGTACGCCACCCTGGCCGGCCGGCAGGTGCTCGCCTTCGACCCGCGCGGCCGCGGCCAGGTCGCCGAGGTGTACGGGGACCTCGCCACCGCCCGCCGCACCGCCGTGGTGGTCCCCGGCTCCGACATCGACCTGATGAGCTTCGACCGCGCCGGGGACCCGTACGGCACCCCCGCCGGCATGGCCCGGGAGCTGCGGACGGCCGCCGGGGAGCAGCTCGCCGTCATCGCCTGGGCCGGGTACACCACGCCCGTCGGGGTCGGCCTCGACGCCGCCGCCTCCGACCTCGCCGCGGCCGGCGGCCCCCGGCTGCACCGCCTGCTGGCCGGCCTCGCCCCGCACGGCGGCCCCGCCACCGTCTTCTGCCACAGCTACGGCTCGGTGGTCTGCGCCCGCGCCGGCCTCGGTCCCGGACAGGCCGCCGCTCTCGTCCTGCTCGGCTCCCCCGGCACGGACGCCGACCACGCCGCCGACCTGCGGGTGCCGGTCTGGGCCGCCGAACGCAACGACACCGACTGGATCGGCGACGTCCCGCACGTCTCCGTGCTCGGCCTCGGCCACGGCGCCGACCCGACCGCGCCGGGCTTCGGCGCCCGGCTGCTCTCCTCCGCCGGCTCGCACGGCCACACCGGCTACTTCGCTCCCGGTACCGCCTCCCTCGCCAACTTCACCGCGCTGGCCCTCGGCGACACCGCCGAGGTGCGCTGCGCCGACCGCGCCCCGGAGTGCCACGATGCGAACTGA
- a CDS encoding MFS transporter, which translates to MSQSVVNTDKADVPPRRNAAPPAGRGLQGHPWLTLLTVAVGVMMVALDGTVVAIANPAIQADLGASPADIQWVTSGYLLALAVFLITAGKIGDRFGHKSTFLVGATGFAATSAAIGFAGSIQMVILFRVLQGLFGALLQPAALGLLRGAFPAERLNMAIGIWGGVIGASTAAGPIVGGLLVEHVNWESVFFINIPVGLIALALGLWILRDVRSENAAKSFDIPGIVLLSGAMFMLVWGIIKAPTWGWGDLTTWAFLGGAIVAMVVFAFWQTRAEEPLIPLGLFRSVSLSAGTLLMVLMAFAFFGGVFFVTFYLQNVHGMTPVQAGVHLLPMTAMMIVGAPLAGAAIGKVGPRIPIVAGMLFTTAAMLGMSTLDVDSGTGVMSLWFVLMGLGLSPVMVGATEVIVGNAPLELSGVAGGLQQAAMQVGGSLGTAVLGAVMASRVTDVLPGNWARTGLPAPRGADAEGLKQAAQLGIAPPAPAGTPQQVVDAMAGAVHSSFVSGMSVAFVVAAVVAAFAAGLGLLTRRGATDAGPAVHI; encoded by the coding sequence ATGAGCCAGTCCGTCGTCAACACCGACAAGGCGGACGTACCGCCTCGGCGCAACGCCGCGCCTCCGGCCGGGCGAGGGCTGCAGGGTCACCCCTGGCTGACCCTGCTCACCGTGGCCGTCGGCGTCATGATGGTGGCCCTCGACGGCACCGTCGTGGCCATCGCCAACCCGGCCATCCAGGCCGACCTGGGCGCCTCGCCCGCCGACATCCAGTGGGTCACCAGCGGCTACCTGCTGGCCCTCGCGGTCTTCCTGATCACCGCGGGCAAGATCGGCGACCGGTTCGGCCACAAGTCCACCTTCCTGGTCGGCGCGACCGGGTTCGCCGCCACCTCGGCGGCGATCGGCTTCGCCGGCTCGATCCAGATGGTGATCCTCTTCCGGGTGCTCCAGGGCCTGTTCGGCGCACTGCTGCAGCCTGCCGCGCTCGGCCTGCTGCGCGGCGCCTTCCCGGCCGAGAGGCTCAACATGGCGATCGGCATCTGGGGCGGCGTGATCGGCGCCTCCACCGCGGCCGGCCCGATCGTGGGCGGCCTGCTGGTCGAGCACGTCAACTGGGAGTCGGTGTTCTTCATCAACATCCCGGTCGGTCTGATCGCCCTGGCGCTCGGCCTGTGGATCCTGCGGGACGTCCGCAGCGAGAACGCCGCCAAGTCCTTCGACATCCCGGGCATCGTGCTGCTGTCGGGCGCGATGTTCATGCTGGTCTGGGGCATCATCAAGGCCCCGACCTGGGGCTGGGGCGACCTCACCACCTGGGCCTTCCTGGGCGGCGCGATCGTCGCGATGGTGGTCTTCGCGTTCTGGCAGACCAGGGCGGAGGAGCCGCTGATCCCGCTCGGCCTGTTCCGCTCGGTCTCGCTGTCGGCCGGCACCCTGCTGATGGTGCTGATGGCGTTCGCGTTCTTCGGCGGCGTCTTCTTCGTCACCTTCTACCTGCAGAACGTGCACGGCATGACCCCGGTCCAGGCCGGCGTCCACCTGCTGCCGATGACCGCCATGATGATCGTCGGCGCTCCGCTGGCCGGCGCCGCGATCGGCAAGGTCGGCCCCCGGATCCCGATCGTCGCGGGCATGCTCTTCACCACCGCCGCCATGCTCGGCATGTCCACCCTGGACGTGGACTCCGGCACCGGCGTCATGTCGCTCTGGTTCGTGCTGATGGGGCTCGGGCTCAGCCCGGTCATGGTCGGCGCCACCGAGGTCATCGTCGGCAACGCCCCGCTGGAGCTGTCCGGGGTGGCCGGCGGGCTCCAGCAGGCCGCCATGCAGGTCGGCGGCAGCCTCGGCACCGCGGTGCTGGGCGCCGTGATGGCCTCCAGGGTCACCGACGTGCTGCCGGGCAACTGGGCCAGGACCGGACTTCCGGCACCCCGGGGCGCGGACGCGGAGGGCCTGAAGCAGGCCGCCCAGCTCGGCATCGCCCCGCCCGCCCCGGCCGGAACCCCGCAGCAGGTGGTCGACGCGATGGCCGGCGCCGTCCACTCCTCGTTCGTCAGCGGCATGTCGGTGGCGTTCGTGGTCGCCGCCGTGGTCGCGGCCTTCGCCGCCGGGCTCGGCCTGCTCACCAGGCGCGGCGCCACCGACGCCGGACCGGCCGTGCACATCTGA